Proteins encoded together in one Juglans regia cultivar Chandler chromosome 9, Walnut 2.0, whole genome shotgun sequence window:
- the LOC108999162 gene encoding labd-13Z-ene-9,15,16-triol synthase, chloroplastic-like produces MSNTVSATSSELWGASDGKDKLSRATLTALLSTVAVLWFLWKAKKSRNARPPLPPGPRGLPLVGYLPFLRANLHRQFEELAEIYGPIYKVWLGKKLCVVVNSPLLVKEVVRDQDAIFANRDPPIVVLASSFRGADIAYLPYGPDWKKLRKIFIQEMLSNTNLDRSYALRREEVRKSIKNVYEKIGTPIDFGELTFLTVISAIMSMLWGGTKGGVEGVHFGAELKTLLADLVVVFGAPNVSDFFPVLARFDLQGYEKRAKSIFEWIERIFDSVIERRRNLVGAKEEGSGSRMNEQRKDFLQILLELTERDDAATSLSITQVKAVLMDAMLAASDTTITMVEWVMAELMEHPEVMEKVLEELTEVVGLDNLVEETHLPKLRYLDAVIKETFRLHTPLPFIVPRCPSQSSTIGGYCIPKDTRVMINVWAIHRDPKIWDSPLEFQPERFLNSKWDYSGNNFHYLPFGSGRRICAGIPLAERMLVYIMASFLHAYEWKLPQDTEQDLSDIFGLVAKKLNPTIAIPTPRLSRLELYTKNI; encoded by the exons ATGTCGAATACAGTTTCTGCTACGTCTTCGGAATTGTGGGGTGCTAGCGATGGGAAAGACAAACTTTCTAGAGCAACTCTCACTGCTTTACTGTCCACAGTTGCAGTGCTCTGGTTCCTATGGAAAGCCAAGAAATCAAGAAATGCAAGGCCACCATTGCCACCAGGTCCCCGAGGCTTGCCACTGGTGGGGTACCTGCCCTTCCTAAGGGCAAACCTTCATAGGCAATTTGAGGAACTGGCCGAAATATATGGTCCTATCTACAAGGTATGGCTTGGAAAAAAATTGTGTGTGGTGGTGAATTCACCATTGTTAGTGAAAGAAGTGGTTCGTGACCAAGACGCAATATTTGCAAATCGTGACCCTCCCATAGTTGTTCTGGCTTCCTCATTTAGGGGAGCTGATATTGCCTATTTACCGTATGGTCCTGACTGGAAGAAGTTGCGCAAGATATTTATTCAAGAGATGTTGAGTAACACCAATCTTGATCGTTCTTATGCTCTCCGCAGAGAAGAAGTTAGGAAATctataaaaaatgtatatgaAAAGATTGGCACCCCCATAGATTTTGGGGAACTGACGTTTCTGACGGTGATTAGCGCCATCATGAGCATGTTGTGGGGTGGGACGAAGGGAGGAGTGGAAGGTGTGCATTTTGGGGCTGAGTTGAAGACTTTATTGGCCGACCTGGTCGTGGTATTTGGAGCACCAAATGTTTCAGACTTCTTCCCAGTGCTTGCAAGGTTTGATTTACAAGGGTATGAAAAGCGAGCAAAGAGCATTTTCGAATGGATTGAGCGCATTTTTGATTCTGTCATTGAAAGAAGGAGAAATTTGGTTGGGGCCAAAGAAGAAGGGTCAGGGTCACGAATGAATGAACAGAGGAAGGACTTTTTGCAGATTCTCTTGGAGCTTACAGAGCGTGATGATGCTGCAACATCACTTAGCATCACCCAAGTCAAGGCCGTGCTTATG GACGCAATGTTGGCAGCATCAGACACCACAATAACAATGGTGGAATGGGTGATGGCAGAGCTAATGGAACATCCAGAGGTAATGGAAAAAGTATTAGAAGAACTAACAGAAGTTGTTGGGTTGGACAACTTAGTCGAAGAGACTCATTTGCCCAAGTTACGCTATTTAGATGCTGTCATCAAAGAGACTTTCCGTTTGCACACACCTCTTCCTTTCATAGTACCTCGTTGTCCAAGCCAATCTAGCACTATTGGTGGGTACTGCATACCCAAAGATACTCGGGTTATGATAAATGTTTGGGCTATACACAGGGACCCAAAGATATGGGACAGTCCATTGGAATTTCAACCTGAGAGGTTCCTAAATAGCAAGTGGGATTATTCAGGCAACAACTTCCACTATCTTCCGTTTGGATCAGGGAGAAGAATATGTGCAGGGATTCCACTGGCTGAGAGGATGCTCGTATACATCATGGCTTCGTTTTTACATGCTTACGAGTGGAAATTGCCACAGGATACAGAGCAAGATTTGTCAGACATATTCGGTCTTGTTGCTAAGAAACTGAACCCAACGATTGCAATTCCAACGCCAAGGTTATCCAGATTGGAGCTCTACACTAAAAACATATGA
- the LOC108999101 gene encoding protein ODORANT1-like yields the protein MGRQPCCDKLGVKKGPWTAEEDKKLINFILTNGHCCWRAVPKLAGLRRCGKSCRLRWTNYLRPDLKRGLLSEAEEQLVIDLHARLGNRWSKIAARLPGRTDNEIKNHWNTHIKKKLLKMGLDPVTHEPLHDKQPFSEETASTASHSQESAGNHCVPENEYSIINSENNSSSPTENCSSDVHESLLLDNICNNNESLGNSLWIDEVPLVDGASWENQQPTGEDICSHNLGFPSLEDNCSWLLDCQDFGIHDFGFDSFSTDIELNVLNP from the exons ATGGGGAGGCAACCTTGCTGTGACAAGCTTGGGGTAAAGAAAGGCCCATGGACGGCTGAGGAGGACAAGAAACTCATCAACTTCATTCTCACCAATGGCCACTGCTGTTGGCGTGCTGTCCCTAAGCTCGCCGGGCTCCGACGCTGCGGCAAGAGTTGCAGGCTTCGTTGGACCAACTATCTTCGCCCTGACCTAAAGAGAGGCCTCCTCAGTGAAGCTGAAGAACAACTGGTTATTGATCTTCATGCGCGTCTCGGCAATAG gTGGTCCAAGATTGCAGCCAGATTACCAGGAAGAACAGATAATGAGATTAAGAATCACTGGAACACCCACATCAAGAAAAAGCTTCTTAAGATGGGACTTGATCCCGTCACTCATGAACCACTTCATGATAAGCAACCTTTTTCCGAGGAAACGGCATCAACTGCTAGTCACTCGCAAGAATCGGCCGGAAACCACTGTGTGCCGGAGAACGAATACAGCATCATAAATTCAGAGAACAACTCCAGCTCACCAACCGAAAACTGTTCGAGCGATGTTCATGAGTCCCTTTTGTTAGACAATATCTGCAACAATAATGAATCTTTAGGGAACAGCTTGTGGATAGACGAAGTTCCCCTAGTCGATGGAGCATCGTGGGAAAACCAGCAGCCTACTGGGGaagatatttgcagtcataatcTGGGTTTTCCATCACTGGAGGATAATTGTTCATGGTTATTGGATTGTCAGGATTTCGGTATTCACGACTTCGGTTTCGACTCTTTCAGTACTGATATTGAATTAAACGTGTTAAACCCATGA
- the LOC108999076 gene encoding uncharacterized protein LOC108999076 produces the protein MAALSIGIATTAITARATLIPSKSFRPRICCSVGWDPEGLLGPPQTGHLARREFKKRLERDAEAREAFEQQVREEKQRRQALRQSRVAPATPEELIEYFLDTEAQEIEFEIARLRRRLNQEFFSHLQFELGQLRFAVSKSQDMEDRLIELEALQKALLEGTEAYDKMQAELIAAKESLTKILTSKDVKATLLEMVERNELNRSLLTLLDENIANAHKGNQKQAAEFMEKLRGAVLRYVTV, from the exons ATGGCCGCTCTCAGCATCGGCATAGCCACCACCGCCATAACAGCCCGTGCAACTCTAATACCTTCTAAATCTTTCAGGCCCAGAATCTGCTGCAGCGTTGGATGG GACCCAGAAGGCTTATTGGGCCCGCCCCAGACCGGCCACCTAGCGAGGCGCGAGTTCAAGAAGCGGCTCGAGAGAGACGCTGAAGCCCGGGAGGCCTTCGAACAACAAGTCCGCGAAGAAAAGCAGCGTCGCCAAGCTCTTCGGCAG TCTAGGGTCGCTCCCGCAACTCCAGAGGAGCTGATCGAGTACTTTCTGGACACTGAAGCTCAGGAAATTGAGTTTGAGATCGCGAGGTTGAGGCGCCG ATTGAACCAGGAGTTTTTTTCACACCTACAATTTGAGTTGGGTCAGCTTCGGTTTGCTGTTTCAAAATCTCAG GATATGGAAGATAGATTGATTGAGCTAGAAGCGCTGCAGAAAGCCCTGCTGGAAGGAACAG AAGCCTATGATAAAATGCAAGCTGAGCTCATAGCAGCAAAAGAAAGTCTAACCAAAATCTTGACATCAAAGGATGTAAAAGCAACT TTATTGGAGATGGTTGAGCGGAATGAACTCAATAGATCCTTACTGACCCTTCTTGATGAAAATATAGCAAATGCACACAAGGGTAACCAG AAACAAGCAGCAGAATTCATGGAAAAGCTTCGCGGGGCTGTTCTCAGATACGTGACAGTGTAG
- the LOC108999267 gene encoding FAM10 family protein At4g22670-like — translation MDESKLNQLKQFVEQCKSDPSILSDPSFSFFRDYLISLGAQLPPSAYKHGDSKSKSFVVEESDEDVADTDVGKGNADDEEEEDEIVESDIELEGETVEPDNDPPQKMGDPSVEVTEESRDAAQTAKAKAMEAISEGNVEEAIENLTEAILLNPTSAIMYATRASVYVKMKKPNAAIRDANAALEINPDSAKGYKTRGMAQAMLGQWEDAAKDLHLASKLDYDEEINAVLKKVGPNVHRIEEHRRKYERLHKEREERKIERERRRRRAEAQAAYEKAKKQEQSSSSKKHEGMPGFPGGMPGGFPGGMPGGFPGGMPGGFPGGMPGGFPGSMPGGVPGNVDFSKILNDPELMTAFSDPEVMAALQDVMKNPANLAKHQANPKVAPVIAKMMGKFGGPQ, via the exons ATGGACGAGTCGAAGCTGAACCAATTGAAGCAATTCGTCGAGCAGTGCAAGTCCGATCCCTCCATTCTCAGCGacccttctttctctttcttccgcGACTACCTCATAAG CCTCGGTGCCCAGCTCCCTCCTTCCGCGTACAAGCACGGCGACTCCAAATCC AAGAGCTTTGTAGTGGAGGAGAGCGACGAGGACGTGGCGGACACGGATGTCGGGAAAGGGAATGCggacgatgaagaagaggaggacGAGATAGTCGAGTCCGATATCGAGCTCGAGGGCGAGACGGTGGAGCCTGATAATGATCCTCCGCAgaag ATGGGAGATCCATCTGTCGAGGTCACCGAGGAGAGCCGTGATGCCGCGCAAACTGCTAAGGCCAAAGCCATGGAAGCCATTTCTGAAG GTAACGTGGAGGAAGCGATCGAGAATCTCACGGAGGCTATTTTGCTCAATCCAACATCAGCCATCATGTACGCGACCAGAG CTAGCGTCTATGTCAAGATGAAGAAACCAAATGCAGCTATCCGTGATGCCAATGCTGCTTTGGAG ATTAATCCAGATTCTGCTAAAGGTTACAAGACTCGTGGCATGGCGCAAGCAATGCTTGGTCAATGGGAAGATGCTGCAAAGGATCTTCATCTGGCATCAAAGTTAGACTATGATGAGGAAATCAATGCTGTTTTGAAGAAg GTGGGACCAAATGTGCACAGGATTGAGGAACATCGTCGGAAGTATGAAAGGTTGCACaaggaaagagaggaaagaaagaTTGAGCGTGAAAGACGTCGTCGCCGTGCTGAAGCTCAG GCTGCATACGAGAAGGCTAAGAAGCAAGAGCAGTCATCTTCCAGTAAGAAACATGAAGGGATGCCAGGCTTTCCAGGGGGGATGCCGGGAGGCTTTCCGGGGGGGATGCCGGGAGGCTTTCCAGGGGGGATGCCGGGAGGCTTCCCAGGAGGGATGCCGGGAGGTTTCCCTGGTAGCATGCCAGGAGGGGTGCCTGGAAATGttgattttagcaaaatatTGAAT GACCCTGAGCTGATGACAGCATTTAGTGATCCAGAAGTCATGGCTGCTCTTCAAGATG TAATGAAGAACCCTGCAAATCTGGCAAAGCATCAAGCTAATCCCAAGGTGGCTCCCGTGATTGCTAAGATGATGGGCAAATTTGGAGGACCTCAGTAA
- the LOC108999164 gene encoding uncharacterized protein LOC108999164: protein MGHFSIQISSDLVSRLADDTEKLKKKTKKSKAKVPREPKPQIHEKQKQITGDSETFKGLSATGWPQQPPLFLPVNPPAQSAYTELDAVRSVLQDSERVIETLQKQDENMVQEVTQRARDLRDKEFKLPYQKPMPCSAENDAWLACYKEHPADFLRCAPLVKNFESCIRRARQQVSSAEN from the coding sequence ATGGGCCATTTTTCAATTCAGATTAGCAGCGACCTTGTTAGTCGACTTGCTGATGACACtgaaaagttgaagaagaaaactaaaaaatctaAAGCTAAGGTGCCACGAGAGCCGAAGCCCCAAATTCATGAAAAGCAGAAGCAAATTACTGGTGATTCTGAAACATTCAAGGGGCTTTCTGCCACAGGATGGCCACAACAACCTCCGTTGTTTCTACCAGTAAACCCTCCAGCACAATCAGCGTACACAGAGTTGGATGCAGTTCGATCTGTCCTTCAAGATAGTGAGAGGGTTATTGAGACGTTGCAGAAGCAGGATGAGAACATGGTGCAGGAAGTGACACAAAGGGCTAGGGACCTCCGCGATAAGGAGTTCAAGCTTCCATACCAGAAGCCTATGCCCTGTTCCGCCGAGAATGATGCTTGGTTAGCATGCTACAAGGAGCATCCCGCAGACTTCCTGAGATGTGCCCCTCTGGTTAAAAACTTCGAAAGTTGTATTCGCAGAGCAAGGCAGCAAGTGAGTTCGGCAGAGAATTAG